The following coding sequences are from one Epinephelus fuscoguttatus linkage group LG5, E.fuscoguttatus.final_Chr_v1 window:
- the atm gene encoding serine-protein kinase ATM isoform X1 has protein sequence MSLALHDLLVCCKGLENDKATERKKEAERFRRLLRSPEVVQELDRTSGSKAKASSLLTWDAVFRFLQRYVQKETENMQSCKSNVTASTLATRQKKMAELCSLIKYFIRYANKRGPRLKCSEMLKHVMDVLKNSYSCSAYGEDYSSLLVKDILSVRKYWCDIPPQQWHNLLDLYCNLFNTSSKSINRVLVSRVIHTVVQGCCMQTDGFNNSLFSFFSKALLNARQEKHLTVLEHLVSALNIFSRSAAMNCRMRVCHLGEELLPSILYVWADMRPSAALKEEIVEFLHLQISVHHPKGAKTPDTGAHAEDWTKWRSLLYNLYDALIREISHIGSRGKYITGTRHIAVKDNLIELTADICHQLFSDDNDTHVVEVTQASLRATYMGSPTHGAASKRRRIELGWEVLRDHLQPQHNDFDVIPWLQITAVLSSKYPSMMPGQELVPLLSVLYQLLAEQRKGERGPYVLRCLREVAWCQARYPERAQVHRPELTRLWGRVWALALRGVSSPQTEALSLDLLSSIVHSGLINMDREFWKLFSGSACKLSQGAALCLAQALLTCPVPKSIISSSGWDHMGVTEGSASPNLKETLIAWLLMTDQSDEMEDNSRPHPIICRDFPHNLIANILVSLTLKDTRTGLKFLLGTEGVESAFFQEQTSSNAKDNLEEIERLYLQFSFNTLPSPKQETDEAATTASTDGQFAAVPCLRQKLEQSLLCVADTLLNCYSPDSQSTPPECLVRCFSLLTGVLAGYVSTGFLTEEEACRSKLFTKAKTLAQDFSGFISSVKVKMTEEGTMSTLRSVMKLCTQSASRKNKDHVCPVSSSLFIMILPASLLTELAEICKVSLSSVSKRAGVVDEDDHMDDDWDVTRTQQGDNVDLFEDGEESHSSGNGTQRQKGDNNDTSCGPGAKSLLTDDHLAQQDLALLAVLEFLCECGSIQPVHGLLFKPEEVRRRLLLLAKQMDFSKALHLNMYLVLLKKLPTEDSLSPEEFDSLLYPLADLCSLYRQDQEMCAAVLLGLLPSIMSLGKTHHMPEEMRHVQGSLLQVVSGFCFLSQTGKCIASVRVALVRCLVALLEADPCCNWAVLSIRGTDSEEDRPVSVILPSHLADAHHQVRMLVAMSVERLFLEMRPEHPDNRKMLPLKHQQAAFENVYLKAQEGMKLPVSARGSSSEDQQDESFNRKATLLKSLCVVLCCSPVCEKQSLFALFQSYKENNIEEQLIKKMLCSVSRALGYRNVKTFVSSHLYYLVAEWLAQRQSDDRYTLGSFPFTLLDHDTVKDFYNSSYQVLIPHLVFLDDFEQVKSIGRYLEKDWKELLADCFPKIMVNILPYFALSGQDSQVAQQREKAHRVYDLLKDANCLGKQQIDNLIHSNLADIVVELLMTLYEGSGAEGDGGDLKRFIGELDPVPNPPYFSSYVIKATLDYLSKCHSANHKSVVSILSKTPISIQRILLAVCERAEKTTNSYERHRILLMYHLFVNLLLREVKDGLGGAWAFVLRDIIYTLIHHINSRPLQCDEVSNRSLSLCCDLLTSVCEAALQFCDDALDCHLQVIVGTLTAQVTSRPAISQQVLSLLQFLVIENQQKLKGAISRLEPFPDLPEFRELRSVQHMLKYNTGTFTLRQEIAHFLSVTSCDSLPLTRLEGLKELTRQLHDNKGQIRELLKECHAEPTDSVLVKLVLSLLQLCKLAANHPGGADILEAAGSCLGELGPVDFSTIALLHGRDPLYEKAVSLFTSTNSQCLYIILNCMNDALTQQRIEVRQAAAQCVKSILATQSGVDFWEQHKDNRDPMLAYLNPFRKAKKKAAARSAEESLEAREKLRSQEFWISRAGGHKAWLKALCTALLDSGGVRSEALLLSRPLCLVRVDCCQRLLPLIIHSILLDDSNGSWRELLSSHIQDFFGFCSRSAQASSRSATPLNSDSESDAASQGLYDKTSLRTMLAVIDYLRHQQRPLEADSKSCGTVCDSNFWLELNYLEVAKAAQSCSAHFTALLYTEIYVDKIKANMEEGRRTKSKASRKINFEESSQTFTISSLTEKSKEDTNISLQELLIEVYRSIGEPDSLYGCGGETMTSPLTRIRTYEHEAMWGKALTSYDLHSTLPEVTRQVGIVEGLQNFGLNSILATYMRGLESEGVEWGAELRELRFQAAWRNTQWDCELLERSEKSKPGFHESVFCSLQALRDKEFSVFDATMKQARGAEVEELCRGSLEAVSSLYPALRDLQSIRELESVKQLFSRPFSDVVLREVCSQWRQHSQLLADSDFALVEPILAVRSVAQHTLMSRVGDPDSSQYLSSVLTDHLMELCRLARKAGNTQLAERAVFQMKQHGGAGSWASSPVLSWQLEEAQVFWAKGEQGLALGLLRQMINNLEDKVDLNPAVAPVYTECLRLCGNWLAETCLESPGVILEKYLERAVEVIEGESGLHDSRLQSQRTEAFLSLARFSDAQYQSIDKYMNSSEFENKQALLIKAKEEVGLMRERKVMSNRYTIKVQRELELDEKALSNLQADKQRFLCKAVENYIQCLEEGEEHDTWVFRLASLWLENADVKAVNNMMKKGVKQIPSYKFLPLMYQLAARMGTKMAAGSEETGFHDVLIDLICRASLEHPHHTLFIIFALVNANKDEDFCKTRLSKSAPQQPSPFDLERSDVARKIISAIRKKRGEMIRGIERLCDAYITLAYMDVSRHKNEKKALPIPADQPIMKIKDLDEVVIPTMEIKVDPSGCYDNLVTVRSFLPQYHLAGGVNLPKIIDCVGSDGKSRRQLVKGQDDLRQDAVMQQVFSMCSMLLQRNTDTRKRKLNIRRYKVVPFSQRSGVLEWCSGTVPIGEFLVDPSKGAHKRFKPQDWTNLACRRKMMEAQKLRFDDKLQAYSEVCKNFRPVFRYFCMERFLDPAVWMEKRLAYTRSVATSSIVGYIVGLGDRHIQNILVDEQTAELVHIDLGVAFEQGKILPTPETVPFRLSRDIVDGMGITGVEGVFRRCCEKTMEVMRSSEEALLTIVEVLLYDPLFDWTMNPLKAFYLQHDEQQELNATLSSTMGGDEIDNHRKSSDSQSFNKVAERVLLRLQEKLKGVEEGTVLSVGGQVNLLIQQAMDPKNLSRLFPGWQAWV, from the exons ATTTCTGCAGCGTTACGTCCAGAAGGAGACAGAAAACATGCAGTCATGTAAATCCAATGTCACTGCATCCACACTGGCCACACGGCAGAAGAAGATGGCAGAATTGTGCAGCTTGATCAAATACTTTATTCGCTACGCAAACAAAC gtgGGCCTCGTCTAAAGTGCAGTGAGATGCTGAAACATGTGATGGACGTCCTGAAGAATTCATACAGCTGTTCAGCCTATGGAGAAGACTACAGCAGCCTCCTAGTGAAGGACATCCTCTCTGTTCGCAAGTACTGGTGTGACATCCCTCCACAGCAGTGGCACA ATCTTTTGGACTTGTACTGCAACTTGTTCAACACTTCATCCAAGTCCATCAATCGTGTTTTGGTGAGCAGAGTGATCCACACGGTGGTGCAAGGCTGCTGCATGCAGACGGATGGATTCAACAACTCTCTGTTCAGCTTCTTCTCCAAAGCACTTCTAAATGCAAG GCAGGAGAAACACTTGACTGTTTTGGAGCACCTCGTCTCAGCTCTCAATATCTTCTCGAGATCCGCGGCCATGAACTGTCGGATGAGGGTGTGTCACCTGGGAGAGGAGCTTCTGCCTTCTATCCTGTATGTCTGGGCGGACATGAGGCCCAGTGCGGCTCTTAAAGAGGAGATTGTGGAGTTCTTACACCTGCAGATTAGTGTCCACCACCCCAAAGGAGCCAAGACACCAGATACAG GTGCTCATGCTGAGGACTGGACCAAATGGCGGAGTCTGCTATACAACCTGTACGACGCCCTAATCAGAGAAATTAGCCATATAGGCAGCAGAGGGAAGTACATCACCGGGACACGACACATAGCTGTCAAAGACAACCTCATTGAGCTCACAGCTGACATCTGCCACCAG CTGTTCAGTGATGACAATGACACCCATGTTGTGGAGGTGACCCAGGCCTCCCTCAGAGCCACCTATATGGGTAGTCCAACCCACGGAGCAGCAAGCAAGCGACGGCGCATTGAACTGGGTTGGGAGGTCCTCCGGGACCATCTGCAGCCTCAGCATAATGACTTTGATGTTATACCATG GCTGCAGATCACCGCAGTGCTCTCCTCTAAGTACCCGTCCATGATGCCCGGCCAGGAGCTGGTCCCGCTGCTGTCAGTGTTGTACCAGCTCCTGGCAGAGCAGCGGAAAGGAGAGAGGGGGCCGTACGTGCTACGCTGTCTGAGGGAGGTGGCTTGGTGCCAGGCCCGCTACCCGGAAAGGGCCCAAGTCCACAGGCCGGAGCTGACCCGGCTGTGGGGTCGGGTGTGGGCCCTGGCACTGCGAGGAGTCAGCTCACCCCAGACAGAGGCCCTCAGCCTGGACCTGCTGAGCTCTATTGTCCATAGCGGACTGATCAATATGGACAGAGAATTTTGGAAGCTCTTCTCTGGATCAGCTTGTAAACTGTCTCA GGGTGCTGCTCTCTGTCTAGCCCAGGCCCTGCTCACGTGTCCAGTCCCTAAAAGTATCATCTCAAGCTCAGGCTGGGACCATATGGGAGTCACAGAGGGATCTGCGTCACCAAACCTGAAGGAGACTCTCATAGCCTGGCTGCTGATGACCGACCAGAGCGATGAGATGGAGGATAACTCCAGGCCTCATCCCATCATTTGCAG AGACTTTCCTCACAATCTAATAGCGAACATCCTGGTCTCCCTGACCTTGAAAGACACGAGAACAGGCCTGAAGTTTCTGCTGGGGACTGAAGGAGTGGAAAG tgccTTTTTTCAAGAACAAACCTCATCCAATGCCAAAGACAACCTGGAAGAGATCGAGAGGCTGTATTTACAGTTCAGCTTCAACACGCTGCCTTCACCGAAGCAAGAGACTGACGAGGCAGCAACAACGGCTTCGACCGATGGCCAATTCGCTGCCGTCCCCTGCCTCAGACAAAAGTTGGAGCAGTCCCTGCTTTGTGTGGCTGACACCCTGCTCAACTGCTACTCTCCTGAT TCTCAGTCCACCCCTCCGGAGTGTCTGGTGCGCTGTTTCAGTCTGCTGACTGGTGTTCTAGCAGGTTACGTGTCCACTGGGTTTCTGACCGAGGAGGAGGCGTGCCGCTCAAAGCTCTTCACTAAAGCCAAG ACCCTGGCCCAGGACTTCAGCGGTTTTATTTCCAGTGTGAAAGTGAAGATGACAGAGGAAGGAACCATGAGCACCCTGAGATCTGTCATGAAGCTGTGCACACAGTCAGCCAGCagaaaaaacaag GATCATGTTTGTCCTGTCTCCTCCAGTCTGTTCATTATGATTCTGCCAGCCAGTCTCCTCACTGAACTGGCCGAGATCTGCAAAGTGTCA TTAAGCAGTGTTTCTAAGAGAGCCGGTGTTGTGGATGAAGACGATCACATGGATGATGACTGGGACGTGACCAGAACTCAACAAGGGGACAACGTGGACCTGTTTGAAGATGGCGAAGAGTCTCACAGCAGTGGCAATGGGACCCAAAGACAGAAGGGAGACAACAATGACACCTCCTGTGGGCCAG GTGCAAAAAGTCTGTTAACAGACGATCATCTGGCCCAGCAGGACCTGGCTCTCCTCGCAGTCTTGGAGTTCCTGTGTGAGTGCGGCTCCATCCAGCCCGTCCATGGTCTGCTTTTCAAACCTGAGGAGGTGCGGCgccggctgctgctgctggccaagCAGATGGACTTCAGCAAAGCCCTGCACCTCAACATG TATCTTGTCCTGTTGAAGAAGCTTCCCACTGAGGACTCGCTGTCTCCGGAGGAATTCGACTCACTGCTTTATCCTCTAGC GGACCTGTGTTCTCTGTACCGTCAGGACCAAGAGATGTgcgctgctgtgctgctgggtttGTTACCCTCCATCATGAGCCTCGGGAAAACCCACCACATGCCGGAGGAGATGAGACATGTTCAGGGATCTCTGCTACAAGTggtgtctggattctg TTTCCTGAGCCAAACAGGGAAGTGCATTGCATCGGTACGAGTTGCTCTAGTGCGATGTCTGGTTGCCCTGCTGGAG GCCGACCCGTGTTGTAACTGGGCTGTCTTAAGTATCAGAGGGACTGACAGTGAGGAAGATCGCCCGGTGTCTGTCATTCTTCCATCTCACCTCGCAGATGCCCACCACCAGGTCCGCATGCTGGTAGCCATGTCAGTTGaaag GTTGTTTCTGGAGATGAGACCAGAGCATCCAGATAATAGGAAGATGCTGCCGCTGAAACACCAGCAGGCAGCTTTTGAGAACGTTTACCTGAAGGCTCAGGAAGGAATGAAGCTCCCAGTGAGTGCA AGAGGCAGCTCTTCGGAGGACCAGCAGGACGAGTCTTTTAACCGCAAGGCCACCCTGTTGAAGAGTTTGTGTGTTGTGCTGTGCTGCAGCCCAGTCTGTGAGAAACAGTCTCTGTTTGCACTCTTCCAGTCCTACAAGGAGAACAATATAGAGGAACAGCTCATCAAAAAG ATGTTGTGCAGTGTATCCAGAGCACTTGGCTACAGGAACGTGAAAACATTTGTCAGTTCTCACCTGTACTACTTGGTAGCTGAGTGGCTTGCACAGAGACAATCTGACGATCGCTACACTCTTGGATCGTTCCCCTTCACCCTCCTAGACCACGACACAGTCAAAGATTTCTATAA CTCTTCCTACCAGGTGTTGATTCCCCACCTGGTCTTCCTGGATGACTTTGAGCAGGTGAAGTCAATCGGCAGGTATCTCGAAAAGGACTGGAAGGAGTTGTTGGCCGACTGTTTCCCCAAGATCATGGTCAACATCCTACCGTACTTTGCCCTGTCTGGCCAGGACTCACAGGTGGCACAGCAGAGGGAGAAGGCCCACAGAGTGTACGACCTGCTCAAAGATGCCAATTGTCTGGGCAAACAG CAAATTGACAACCTCATCCACAGTAACCTGGCAGACATCGTGGTTGAATTGCTGATGACTCTGTATGAAGGAAGTGGAGCAGAAGGGGACGGAGGAGACCTGAAACGCTTTATAGG GGAGCTGGATCCTGTACCAAACCCACCATACTTCAGCTCTTATGTCATTAAAGCTACTCTGGACTACCTCAGCAAGTGCCACAGTGCAAACCACAAGTCGGTGGTGTCCATTCTGTCCAAAACTCCA ATTTCCATTCAGAGGATTCTGCTGGcggtgtgtgagagagcagaAAAGACGACCAACAGCTATGAGCGTCACCGAATCCTCCTCATGTATCACCTGTTTGTCAACCTGCTGCTCAGAGAGGTGAAGGACGGCCTGGGAGGAGCGTGGGCCTTCGTCCTCAGAGACATCATCTACACACTCATACACCACATCAACAGCAG ACCACTTCAGTGCGACGAGGTTTCTAACCGAAGCCTCTCTCTGTGCTGTGACCTGTTGACCTCTGTGTGTGAGGCAGCTCTGCAGTTCTGTGATGATGCTCTggactgccacctacaggtcaTTGTTGGGACACTCACAGCTCAGGTGACCAGCCGGCCCGCCATCTCACAACAG GTACTCAGTCTGTTACAGTTTCTTGTGATAGAAAATCAACAGAAGTTAAAAGGAGCCATCAGCAGGTTGGAGCCTTTTCCTGACCTGCCTGAATTCAGAGAGCTGCGGTCTGTGCAGCACATGCTCAAATATAACACCGGGACTTTCACACTGAGACAG GAGATcgcccacttcctgtcagtgaCGTCCTGTGACTCCTTACCTCTGACGAGACTGGAGGGGCTGAAGGAGCTGACCAGACAGCTGCATGACAACAAGGGACAGATCAGAGAGCTGCTCAAAGAGTGTCATG CTGAACCCACTGACAGTGTGCTCGTGAAGCTGGTTCTCagtctgctgcagctctgtaaGCTCGCAGCCAACCACCCCGGAGGAGCCGACATCCTAG AGGCAGCGGGCAGCTGTCTGGGGGAACTGGGTCCTGTGGATTTCTCCACCATCGCGCTGCTTCATGGCAGAGACCCCCTCTATGAAAAGGCTGTGTCTCTCTTCACCTCCACTAACTCACAGTGTCTTTACATCATCCTCAATTGCATGAACGATGCGCTGACTCAACAGCG TATTGAGGTGAggcaggcagcagctcagtgtgtgaagaGCATCCTCGCCACTCAGTCTGGGGTCGACTTCTGGGAGCAGCACAAAGACAACAGAGACCCCATGCTGGCCTACCTGAATCCCTTTAGAAAGGCCAAGAAGAAG GCGGCAGCTAGGAGTGCAGAGGAGAGTTTGGAGGCCAGGGAGAAGCTTCGCAGTCAGGAGTTTTGGATTTCCCGGGCAGGCGGTCACAAGGCCTGGCTGAAGGCTCTTTGCACCGCCCTGCTCGACAGCGGAGGAGTCAGGAGTGAAGCTCTCCTGCTCTCACGGCCACTGTGTCTG GTGAGGGTGGACTGCTGTCAGAGGCTGCTGCCCCTCATCATTCACTCCATCCTTCTGGATGACTCTAATGGTTCATGGAGGGAGTTGCTCTCCTCCCACATTCAGGACTTTTTCGGCTTCTGCTCCAGAAGCGCTCAAGCCTCCAGTCGCTCTGCCACGCCTCTCAACTCTGACTCTG AGTCAGACGCTGCCAGCCAGGGCTTGTATGACAAGACCTCTCTGCGTACCATGCTGGCTGTTATTGACTATCTGAGACACCAACAGAGACCACTGGAAGCTGATAG CAAGTCCTGCGGCACAGTGTGTGACTCAAACTTCTGGCTGGAGCTGAACTACCTGGAGGTGGCCAAAGCTGCTCAGTCCTGCTCAGCACATTTCACTGCTCTGCTGTACACCGAGATCTATGTGGATAAGATTAAAGCTAACATGGAGGAAGGTCGAAG AACCAAGTCCAAAGCCTCACGTAAGATCAATTTTGAAGAAAGCAGCCAGACCTTCACCATCTCCAGCCTGACTGAGAAGAGCAAGGAAGACACCAATATCAGTCTGCAG GAGCTGTTGATCGAGGTGTATCGCAGCATTGGAGAGCCTGATAGTCTGTACGGCTGTGGTGGGGAGACAATGACCAGTCCACTGACAAG GATTCGGACCTATGAGCACGAGGCTATGTGGGGGAAGGCCCTCACTTCGTACGACCTTCACTCGACTCTGCCTGAGGTCACTCGACAAGTGGGAATTGTGGAG GGCCTCCAGAACTTTGGTCTGAACAGCATCCTCGCCACCTACATGAGGGGTCTGGAGAGTGAAGGGGTGGAGTGGGGAGCCGAGCTGAGAGAGCTCCGCTTCCAGGCCGCCTGGAGGAACACACAGTGGGACTGTGAGCTGTTGGAGAG GAGTGAGAAATCCAAACCTGGCTTCCATGAATCAGTGTTTTGTTCCCTGCAAGCGCTGAGGGACAAAGAGTTCTCCGTATTTGATGCAACCATGAAACAGGCCAG gGGTGCAGAAGTGGAGGAGCTGTGTAGAGGCAGTCTAGAGGCTGTGTCGTCTCTGTACCCGGCACTCAGGGACCTGCAGAGCATCAGGGAGCTGGAGAGTGTGAAACAGCTCTTTTCAAG ACCCTTCTCAGATGTTGTTCTGAGGGAAGTTTGCAGTCAGTGGCGGCAGCACTCCCAGCTGCTCGCTGACAGTGACTTTGCTTTGGTGGAGCCCATTTTGGCCGTCCGCTCAGTGGCCCAGCACACCCTGATGTCCAGGGTGGGAGACCCTGACAGCTCCCAGTACCTCAGCTCTGTCCTCACTGACCACCTCATGGAGCTCTGCCGGCTGGCTCGCAAGGCTGGGAATACACAg CTGGCAGAGCGGGCAGTCTTCCAGATGAAGCAGCACGGCGGTGCAGGGTCCTGGGCGTCATCCCctgtgttgtcatggcaacTGGAGGAAGCCCAGGTGTTCTGGGCGAAGGGAGAGCAGGGACTGGCTCTGGGCCTGCTGAGACAGATGATAAACAACCTGGAGGACAAG GTGGACTTGAATCCGGCTGTGGCCCCGGTGTACACTGAGTGTCTCAGGCTGTGTGGTAACTGGCTGGCTGAGACTTGCTTGGAAAGCCCCGGAGTAATACTGGAAAAGTACCTGGAGAGG GCAGTGGAGGTGATCGAGGGGGAATCAGGACTTCATGACTCCAGGCTGCAGAGTCAGCGGACTGAGGCCTTCCTGTCTCTGGCCCGCTTCTCCGACGCTCAGTACCAGAGCATCGACAAATACATGAACTCCTCTGAGTTTGAGAACAAGCAGGCGCTGCTGATAAAGGCCAAAGAGGAGGTGGGCCTGATGAGGGAACGTAAAGTGATGTCCAACAG GTACACAATAAAGGTGCAGAGAGAGCTAGAGCTGGATGAGAAAGCCTTGTCCAACCTGCAGGCAGACAAACAGCGTTTCCTGTGTAAGGCGGTGGAGAATTACATCCAGTGTCTGGAGGAAGGTGAGGAGCATGACACCTGGGTGTTCCGCCTGGCTTCACTCTGGCTGGAGAATGCAGACGTTAAGGCCGTAAACAACATGATGAAG AAAGGGGTGAAGCAGATTCCCTCCTACAAGTTCCTGCCTCTCATGTATCAGCTGGCTGCTCGCATGGgaaccaagatggcagctggcTCTGAGGAAACAGGCTTCCATGACGTCCTCATTGAC CTAATCTGCAGAGCGTCTCTGGAGCACCCTCACCACACACTCTTCATCATCTTCGCCCTGGTGAACGCCAACAAAGATGAGGACTTTTGTAAAACCCGGCTGAGTAAGAGCGCACCACAGCAGCCCTCGCCATTTGACCTG GAGCGTTCAGATGTGGCCCGGAAGATCATCAGCGCAATCAGGAAAAAGAGAGGCGAGATGATCAGAGGGATCGAGCGCCTGTGTGATGCCTACATTACTCTGGCGTATATGGACGTCAGCAGGCACAAGAACGAGAAGA AGGCTCTTCCCATCCCTGCCGATCAGCCCATCATGAAAATCAAAGACCTGGATGAGGTTGTCATCCCCACGATGGAGATCAAG GTGGATCCATCTGGTTGTTATGACAACCTGGTGACCGTCAGATCCTTCCTGCCTCAGTATCACCTGGCCGGAGGAGTCAACCTGCCCAAGATCATCGACTGTGTCGGCTCTGACGGCAAAAGCAGGAGACAGCTGGTCAAG GGTCAGGACGACCTGCGGCAGGAtgcagtgatgcagcaggtctTCAGCATGTGCTCCATGTTGCTGCAGCGCAATACGGACACTCGCAAGAGGAAGCTCAACATCAGACGATACAAG GTGGTGCCGTTCTCACAGCGTAGCGGTGTGTTAGAGTGGTGTTCTGGCACGGTGCCCATTGGGGAGTTTCTGGTGGATCCTAGTAAAGGAGCCCACAAACGTTTTAAACCCCAGGACTGGACCAACCTGGCCTGCCGGAGGAAGATGATG GAGGCTCAGAAGCTCAGGTTTGATGACAAGCTCCAGGCCTACAGTGAGGTGTGCAAGAACTTCAGGCCGGTCTTCAGGTACTTCTGCATGGAACGATTCCTGGACCCTGCGGTGTGGATGGAGAAACGACTGGCTTACACTCGCAGCGTAGCCACCTCTTCTATAG TTGGCTACATCGTAGGCCTGGGTGACCGACACATCCAGAATATTCTGGTTGATGAGCAGACTGCTGAGCTGGTGCACATCGATTTAG GTGTGGCCTTTGAGCAGGGGAAGATCCTCCCCACCCCCGAGACTGTCCCCTTCAGACTGTCCAGAGACATTGTAGACGGGATGGGCATCACTGGAGTGGAGGGAGTGTTCAGGAG ATGTTGTGAGAAGACCATGGAGGTGATGAGGAGCTCTGAAGAAGCTCTGCTGACTATTGTAGAG GTGCTGCTGTATGACCCTCTGTTCGACTGGACCATGAACCCATTAAAAGCCTTCTACCTGCAGCACGACGAACAGCAGGAGCTCAACGCGACGCTCAGCTCCACCATGGGAGGAGATGAGATAGACAACCACCGTAAATCCAG TGACAGTCAGAGCTTCAACAAAGTGGCAGAGCGGGTGCTGCTGAGGCTGCAGGAGAAGCTGAAGGGAGTGGAGGAGGGCACGGTGCTCAGTGTTGGGGGGCAAGTCAATCTGCTCATCCAACAAGCAATGGACCCAAAGAACCTCAGCAGACTCTTCCCAGGCTGGCAGGCCTGGGTGTAG